A single region of the Ptychodera flava strain L36383 chromosome 9, AS_Pfla_20210202, whole genome shotgun sequence genome encodes:
- the LOC139141032 gene encoding serine/threonine-protein phosphatase 6 regulatory ankyrin repeat subunit B-like, with protein sequence MMAGQTKGHCLEIMTKGIKNRPDTVRISIGHSDKLEHQQLLEEIGKLQETNKPIYIDEKEEHFYEVVQIDQNWVHISIDGKHAAQRLFQDCRNGTFSIYLAKRIMVSYSGMIVEPIGEDFEEANNEMEEADNEEHTEYTDLNDEIIQSYEVIQVPLPQEVDSDFTEEIVQILENDFHMAGSPEEQLFDALEEGASESTITELAKKADLYTVRDGLTLLHVAACCNRPFISILLYAFTDFTRILHRKVTKQDSDHLHLTAEDIAMKLKHDHFLRELNDVQKVEDSFEEIHKAARKGDESDIRELYGNGADVNAVAKELKITPLYMACGAGKLDAVRVLIELGADVTMRSGDHGGTCLHRAAEWGHYDIVKHLITEGHFTDVDIRNVKYEHTCLHRAIVGACPRLIEFLLDKGAEINVQSKNGITPLHYAISCNEIDCVAVLLTRGADLMSTYKNDYNILHHAVQKGNPQIVKLLIQHVSRTIGSEAVKQLVNAGAELSTTDYMYLVRGTDRGKRAWHYVQVERAKYPLFIKNTNGGSLDVADYGYVIKSGWGEEPPDSVRESIGSGSISDDGAHNNVKKTYPFHLAAREGNTDIILELIKWDANVNVTDANQWTPLHFASAHGRMEAVQTLISLGAETNACDRSGYRPLYYAILNEQKVITELLTTLSLKTKGIKYKEEEVTLIKMKAEGAAPLKDKEYCKSLYCFDGSVKQ encoded by the exons ATGATGGCTGGCCAAACCAAAGGACACTGCTTGGAAATTATGACAAAGGGAATCAAAAACAGACCTGATACAG TGAGAATATCCATAGGCCATAGTGACAAGCTAGAGCATCAGCAACTCCTTGAAGAAATAGGTAAGCtgcaagaaacaaacaaaccgatTTACATAGATGAGAAGGAGGAACACTTCTATGAGGTTGTACAGATAGATCAAAATTGGGTGCACATCAGCATCGATGGCAAACATGCCGCTCAGAGACTATTTCAGGACTGCAGGAATGGAACCTTTTCAATTTACCTTGCAAAGAGGATTATGGTAAGTTACAGTGGTATGATAGTTGAGCCAATAGGGGAAGACTTTGAAGAGGCCAACAATGAAATGGAGGAAGCGGATAATGAAGAACACACAGAATATACAG ATTTGAATGATGAGATCATCCAGTCCTATGAAGTGATACAAGTACCCCTTCCCCAGGAAGTAGACAGCGACTTCACAGAGGAAATAGTGCAAATATTAG AAAATGACTTTCATATGGCTGGATCTCCAGAGGAGCAGTTATTTGATGCTCTTGAAGAAGGTGCCAGTGAAAGCACCATAACTGAATTGGCAAAGAAAGCAGATCTTTACACCGTCAGAGATGGTCTGACTCTCCTTCACGTGGCTGCATGCTGCAACAGACCCTTTATCTCCATCCTGCTGTACGCATTCACggatttcaccagaattttaCACAGGAAGGTTACGAAGCAGGACAGTGATCATTTGCACCTGACTGCAGAAGACATTGCAATGAAACTCAAACATGATCACTTCTTGCGGGAGCTGAATGATGTCCAGAAAGTGGAAGATAGTTTTGAAGAGATTCATAAAGCAGCCAGGAAAGGAGACGAATCTGACATTCGGGAACTCTACGGCAATGGCGCAGATGTCAACGCTGTTGCCAAAGAGCTGAAGATAACACCGCTGTACATGGCCTGTGGCGCGGGTAAACTGGATGCTGTGAGAGTGCTTATAGAGTTAGGAGCCGATGTAACGATGAGAAGTGGTGACCACGGTGGAACATGTCTGCACAGAGCAGCTGAGTGGGGTCACTATGACATAGTAAAGCATCTGATCACCGAGGGCCACTTTACAGATGTTGACAtaagaaatgtgaaatacgAGCATACCTGCTTGCACCGAGCAATCGTAGGTGCGTGCCCTAGGCTTATAGAATTCCTGCTAGACAAAGGAGCTGAAATCAACGTGCAGTCAAAGAATGGAATTACACCACTTCACTATGCAATATCGTGCAATGAAATTGATTGCGTAGCTGTGCTGCTCACACGCGGTGCTGATCTGATGTCAACCTACAAGAATGACTACAACATCCTGCACCATGCTGTTCAGAAGGGAAATCCACAGATTGTGAAGCTGCTGATACAGCATGTATCTCGCACAATTGGAAGTGAGGCCGTCAAGCAGCTAGTTAATGCAGGAGCAGAATTAAGCACAACTGATTACATGTACCTGGTGAGGGGAACGGATCGAGGAAAACGAGCCTGGCATTATGTCCAGGTTGAAAGAGCTAAGTACCCCTTGTTCATAAAGAACACCAACGGTGGCTCTTTAGATGTTGCTGACTATGGCTACGTTATCAAGTCAGGATGGGGTGAGGAGCCACCAGACAGTGTTAGGGAAAGCATTGGGTCTGGAAGTATTTCGGATGATGGAGCACACAATAATGTCAAGAAGACTTATCCATTTCACCTGGCAGCCAGAGAGGGAAACACAGACATTATCTTAGAGTTGATAAAATGGGACGCAAACGTCAACGTCACTGATGCCAATCAGTGGACGCCATTGCACTTTGCATCAGCGCATGGGAGGATGGAAGCTGTTCAAACACTTATCAGTCTGGGTGCTGAAACAAATGCATGTGACAGAAGTGGATATCGACCCTTATACTACGCCATTCTCAACGAACAGAAAGTCATAACAGAGTTACTGACAACCCTCTCGTTGAAAACAAAAGGGATTAAATACAAGGAGGAGGAAGTGACACTGATTAAAATGAAAGCTGAGGGCGCTGCACCACTCAAGGACAAAGAATACTGCAAATCTTTGTACTGCTTTGATGGTAGTGTGAAGCAGTAA